Proteins from one Elgaria multicarinata webbii isolate HBS135686 ecotype San Diego chromosome 3, rElgMul1.1.pri, whole genome shotgun sequence genomic window:
- the LOC134395417 gene encoding taste receptor type 2 member 8-like has translation MSSLQIIAFLVAVADLALCGLISNGFIVTVKITEWAKSKRLTSSNQLLLSIGISNCISTILMVVDFLCEFLTDTRNSILVEIINGIAAFAVYCRFWLTALLCVFYCIKIVNSNNSLFLWCKMRISWLMPQLLMGCLVISMIISIFSIRQTSMQSKSNTTANIRNVTQAKTTISFYTSYQLLFLSICSGCPLLVVLLCSILVVASLCRHVCRMTSKESSFRNFQTEAHVRAAGTMLSLLILYLLLYLTENVAVLIYTYKNRFVYVVALLVYAPAQATILILVNPKLNQEATRMLTRTKP, from the coding sequence ATGTCTTCCCTCCAGATAATTGCCTTTCTGGTAGCTGTGGCTGACTTGGCCCTCTGTGGGCTCATCTCCAATGGCTTTATAGTTACAGTGAAGATTACTGAATGGGCTAAAAGCAAGAGACTCACGTCCAGTAATCAACTGCTTCTGAGTATTGGGATATCGAATTGCATCAGCACAATTTTAATGGTTGTGGATTTCCTCTGTGAATTCTTAACCGACACCAGGAACAGCATTTTAGTTGAAATAATCAATGGCATTGCAGCCTTTGCCGTATACTGCAGATTTTGGCTCACTGCATTGCTCTGTGTCTTTTATTGCATCAAGATAGTGAACAGCAACAATTCACTTTTCCTTTGGTGCAAGATGAGGATATCATGGCTAATGCCCCAGCTTCTCATGGGATGTCTAGTCATCTCCATGATTATTTCCATCTTTTCCATCCGGCAAACTTCTATGCAATCCAAGAGCAACACAACAGCCAACATTAGAAATGTGACACAAGCAAagacaacaatatccttttacaCTTCTTACCAACTGCTGTTTTTAAGTATTTGTTCTGGCTGTCCCCTTCTCGTAGTTTTACTTTGCTCCATACTGGTTGTTGCCTCGCTCTGCCGACACGTCTGCCGGATGACAAGTAAAGAATCCAGTTTTAGGAACTTCCAAACAGAAGCTCATGTCAGGGCAGCTGGGACAATGCTCTCCCTCTTGATCCTTTACCTTTTACTTTATCTAACAGAGAACGTGGCTGTGCTTATATATACCTATAAAAATCGATTCGTTTATGTAGTTGCGTTGTTGGTGTACGCCCCTGCTCAGGCTACCATCTTGATATTGGTTAACCCTAAACTAAACCAGGAAGCTACCCGTATGCTTACAAGAACAAAGCCTTGA
- the LOC134395418 gene encoding taste receptor type 2 member 8-like: MRPPLPTIAFLVAVADLALCGIISNGFIVTVKITEWAKSKRLTSSNQLLLSIGISNFSTTILLTVYFLCKYSTDTGNSIILQILNGIAAFAVYSRFWLTALLCVFYCIKIVNSNNSLFLWCKMRISWLIPQLLVGSLVISMIVSIFSIRQTSTQSKSNTTANIRNVTQAKTLISFYTSSQLLFLSICSGCPLLVVLLCSILVVASLCRHVCRMTSKESSFRNLQAEAHVRAAGTVLSLLILYLLLYLTENVAVLIHTDKNRFVYVFVLLVYAPAQATILILVNPKLNQEATRMLTRTKS; encoded by the coding sequence atgcgtcctcccttaCCCACAATTGCTTTTCTGGTAGCTGTGGCTGACTTGGCCCTCTGTGGGATCATCTCCAATGGCTTTATAGTTACAGTGAAGATTACTGAATGGGCTAAAAGCAAGAGACTCACGTCCAGTAATCAACTGCTTCTGAGTATTGGGATATCCAATTTCAGCACCACAATTTTACTGACTGTGTATTTCCTCTGTAAATACTCAACCGACACCGGGAACAGCATAATACTGCAAATACTCAATGGCATCGCGGCCTTTGCCGTATACTCCAGATTTTGGCTTACTGCATTGCTCTGTGTCTTTTATTGCATCAAGATAGTGAACAGCAACAATTCACTTTTCCTTTGGTGCAAGATGAGGATATCATGGCTAATACCCCAGCTTCTCGTGGGATCTCTAGTCATCTCCATGATTGTTTCCATCTTTTCCATCCGGCAAACTTCTACGCAATCCAAGAGCAACACAACAGCCAACATTAGAAATGTGACACAAGCAAAGACATTGATATCCTTTTACACTTCTTCCCAACTGCTGTTTTTAAGTATTTGTTCTGGCTGTCCCCTTCTCGTAGTTTTACTTTGCTCCATACTGGTTGTTGCCTCGCTCTGCCGACACGTCTGCCGGATGACAAGTAAAGAATCCAGTTTTAGGAACCTCCAAGCAGAAGCTCATGTCAGGGCAGCTGGGACAGTGCTCTCCCTCTTGATCCTTTACCTTTTACTTTATCTGACAGAGAACGTGGCTGTGCTTATACATACCGATAAAAATCGATTCGTTTATGTATTTGTGTTGTTGGTGTACGCCCCTGCTCAGGCTACCATCTTGATATTGGTTAACCCTAAACTAAACCAAGAAGCTACCCGTATGCTTACAAGAACAAAGTCTTGA